Proteins from one Sarcophilus harrisii chromosome 2, mSarHar1.11, whole genome shotgun sequence genomic window:
- the RAB27A gene encoding ras-related protein Rab-27A translates to MSDGDYDYLIKFLALGDSGVGKTSLLYQYTDGKFNSKFITTVGIDFREKRVVYRANGPDGAIGRGQRIHLQLWDTAGQERFRSLTTAFFRDAMGFLLLFDLTNEQSFLNVRNWISQLQMHAYCESPDVVLCGNKSDLVDQRVVKEEDARELAEKYGIPYFETSAANGTNISKAIEMLLDLIMKRMERCVDKSWIPEGVVRSNGHNSTEHLNENKEKGGCGC, encoded by the exons ATGTCTGATGGAGACTATGATTATCTCATCAAGTTTTTAGCCTTGGGTGattctggagttgggaagaccagCTTACTTTACCAGTATACAGATGGCAAATTTAACTCCAAATTTATCACAACAGTAGGCATTGATTTCCGGGAAAAGAGAGTG GTATATAGGGCCAATGGACCAGATGGAGCAATTGGCAGAGGTCAGAGAATCCACTTGCAGTTATGGGACACAGCAGGGCAAGAGAG ATTTCGTAGCCTGACTACTGCATTTTTCAGAGATGCTATgggttttcttctcctttttgatcttacCAATGAGCAAAGTTTTCTCAATGTCCGAAACTGGATAA GCCAACTCCAAATGCATGCATATTGTGAAAGCCCAGATGTAGTGCTCTGTGGTAATAAAAGTGATCTGGTGGATCAGAGAGTAGTAAAAGAAGAGGATGCTAGGGAACTTGCTGAAAAATATGG AATCCCATACTTTGAAACCAGTGCTGCCAATGGCACCAACATAAGCAAGGCAATTGAAATGCTCCTGGATCTGATAATGAAACGAATGGAACGATGTGTGGACAAGTCCTGGATCCCTGAGGGAGTAGTTCGATCTAACGGCCACAATTCTACTGAGCacttaaatgaaaacaaagaaaagggtGGATGTGGCTGCTAA